The following are from one region of the Sandaracinus amylolyticus genome:
- a CDS encoding PLP-dependent aminotransferase family protein — MGRAKEDAFLYEKIADELGEMIARGALRPGERLPSVRRMSEERGVSVATVVAAYQLLEHRGAAEPRPKSGHFVRARAGADTPVPTTARRAPAPTRVSIHADADDLIQVMLQARRGQVPLGCAYVATELLPLRKLNAILAQVAREGGGPGGEYADLRGSLQLRRQLARRAVRWGVALEPDELVTTLGATDALNLALASVTRPGDVIALESPTYFAFMRMLEHHGLRAIEIPTDPQTGLDLDALDDALRRAPVRAVLCSPNFQNPLGARMPDEQKERLVKMVARRGVALIEDDVYGDLAHDGSRPRAAKSFDRDGSVLLVGSMSKTLAPGYRVGWLAPGRWDEAVVRKKSAMTLACPTPTEMAVAELLDEGGYDRHLRRLRRAIADQCARYREAIARSFPEGTRVSRPQGGFVLWVELPQGTSGIALQAEALERGIAIAPGPIFSARQRFQSCIRISTGFPFSPRIERAIATLGKIAEELAPKRAA; from the coding sequence ATGGGACGGGCGAAGGAGGACGCGTTCCTCTACGAGAAGATCGCCGACGAGCTCGGCGAGATGATCGCGCGCGGTGCGCTGCGACCCGGCGAGCGGCTGCCGAGCGTGCGCCGGATGAGCGAGGAGCGCGGCGTCAGCGTCGCGACCGTCGTCGCCGCGTACCAGCTGCTCGAGCACCGCGGCGCCGCCGAGCCCCGCCCCAAGTCGGGCCACTTCGTGCGCGCCCGCGCGGGAGCCGACACCCCCGTGCCGACGACCGCACGGCGCGCGCCCGCGCCGACGCGCGTGTCGATCCACGCCGACGCCGACGATCTGATCCAGGTGATGCTGCAGGCGCGGCGCGGTCAGGTGCCGCTCGGTTGCGCGTACGTCGCGACCGAGCTCCTGCCGCTGCGGAAGCTGAACGCGATCCTCGCGCAGGTCGCGCGCGAGGGCGGTGGCCCGGGCGGCGAGTACGCCGATCTGCGCGGCTCGCTCCAGCTGCGCCGGCAGCTCGCGCGGCGCGCGGTGCGCTGGGGCGTCGCGCTCGAGCCCGACGAGCTCGTCACCACGCTCGGCGCGACCGACGCGCTCAACCTCGCGCTCGCCTCGGTGACGCGACCGGGCGACGTGATCGCGCTCGAGTCGCCGACCTACTTCGCGTTCATGCGCATGCTCGAGCACCACGGTCTGCGCGCGATCGAGATCCCCACCGATCCGCAGACCGGCCTCGATCTCGACGCGCTCGACGACGCGCTGCGCAGGGCGCCGGTGCGCGCGGTGCTGTGCTCGCCGAACTTCCAGAACCCGCTCGGCGCGCGCATGCCCGACGAGCAGAAGGAGCGCCTCGTGAAGATGGTCGCGCGCCGCGGCGTCGCGCTGATCGAGGACGACGTGTACGGCGATCTCGCGCACGACGGATCGCGACCGCGCGCCGCGAAGTCGTTCGATCGCGACGGCTCGGTGCTGCTCGTCGGATCGATGTCGAAGACGCTCGCGCCGGGATATCGCGTGGGGTGGCTCGCGCCCGGGCGCTGGGACGAAGCGGTCGTGCGCAAGAAGTCGGCGATGACGCTGGCATGCCCGACCCCGACCGAGATGGCGGTCGCGGAGCTGCTCGACGAGGGCGGCTACGATCGTCACCTGCGCAGGCTGCGGCGCGCGATCGCCGATCAGTGCGCGCGCTACCGCGAGGCGATCGCGCGATCGTTCCCCGAGGGCACGCGGGTGTCGCGACCGCAGGGCGGGTTCGTGCTGTGGGTCGAGCTCCCGCAGGGAACGAGCGGGATCGCGCTGCAGGCCGAGGCGCTCGAGCGCGGCATCGCGATCGCGCCGGGGCCGATCTTCTCGGCGCGCCAGCGCTTCCAGAGCTGCATCCGGATCAGCACCGGCTTTCCGTTCTCGCCGCGGATCGAGCGCGCGATCGCGACGCTCGGAAAGATCGCGGAGGAGCTCGCCCCGAAGCGCGCGGCGTGA
- a CDS encoding sensor histidine kinase encodes MWSELRALWSEPGPERRSERSWWDRILVVVLAAIAISEGLLRDDLAMRPLQIAFALTLVATLWFRRTYPLGAIAVAFGLSIAVSTAVLLLRSPAIEPYTGTCILLLPYSLLRWGSGREIAVGLAFLVAAYASSAMRGEIHGIGDAIGVAVVLLFPGALGASVRFRAAGHRRELEHTKLREREQLARELHDTVAHHVTAIVIQAQAGRAVLAARPDAAAKALQAIEGEATRTLAELRAIVGALRDDEAAALAPQGRIADIEQLARSTGASPTVEVELAGDLTGLRPSVESALYRLAQESITNAVKHARRASRIRVRVAAEGSVVRLTVCDDGETPSAHRNAGFGLVGMAERAALLGGTLEAGPSTAGGWRVDAALPRNGGVQ; translated from the coding sequence GTGTGGAGCGAGCTGCGTGCGCTGTGGAGCGAGCCGGGCCCCGAACGACGGTCCGAGCGCTCGTGGTGGGATCGGATCCTCGTCGTCGTCCTCGCGGCCATCGCGATCAGCGAGGGGCTCCTGCGCGACGACCTCGCGATGCGACCGCTGCAGATCGCGTTCGCCCTCACGCTGGTGGCCACGCTGTGGTTCCGACGAACGTACCCGCTGGGCGCGATCGCGGTCGCGTTCGGGCTCTCGATCGCGGTCTCGACCGCGGTCCTGCTGCTTCGCTCGCCCGCGATCGAGCCGTACACCGGCACCTGCATCCTGCTCCTGCCCTACTCGCTCCTCCGCTGGGGCTCGGGGCGTGAGATCGCAGTCGGGCTCGCGTTCCTCGTGGCCGCCTATGCGTCCTCGGCGATGCGCGGTGAGATCCACGGAATCGGCGATGCGATCGGCGTCGCCGTCGTGCTGCTCTTCCCGGGCGCGCTCGGTGCGTCGGTCCGATTCCGCGCCGCCGGGCACCGGCGCGAGCTCGAGCACACGAAGCTCCGCGAGCGAGAGCAGCTCGCGCGCGAGCTCCACGACACGGTCGCGCACCACGTGACCGCGATCGTCATCCAGGCCCAAGCGGGGCGCGCCGTCCTCGCCGCTCGACCCGATGCCGCGGCGAAGGCGCTGCAGGCGATCGAGGGCGAAGCCACGCGCACGCTCGCCGAGCTGCGCGCGATCGTCGGTGCGCTCCGCGACGACGAGGCCGCTGCGCTCGCACCACAAGGACGCATCGCCGACATCGAGCAGCTCGCGCGGAGCACCGGAGCTTCGCCCACCGTCGAGGTCGAGCTCGCCGGTGATCTCACCGGCCTCCGACCCTCGGTCGAGTCCGCGCTGTATCGGCTCGCGCAGGAGTCGATCACCAACGCCGTGAAGCACGCGCGACGAGCGAGCCGCATCCGCGTGCGCGTCGCGGCCGAGGGCTCGGTCGTGCGCCTGACGGTGTGCGACGATGGCGAGACACCGTCGGCGCACCGCAACGCGGGCTTCGGGCTCGTCGGAATGGCCGAGCGCGCCGCGCTCCTCGGCGGGACGCTCGAGGCGGGTCCGAGCACCGCCGGAGGGTGGCGCGTCGATGCCGCGCTCCCGCGGAACGGAGGCGTGCAGTGA
- a CDS encoding response regulator translates to MTIRVLVADDQELVRTGLRMILEAQPGIEVVGEAADGARAVQLAQQLRPDVCLFDIRMPRMDGIEATRRLAGRGVSDPLAIIVITTFDLDEYVYGALKAGARGFLLKDAGPELLVQAIRAAASGDALIAPRVTARLLQQFADLDTSTAPLQPVEALTEREEEVLLTVARGRTNEEIAQELHISLSTVKSHLASLMGKIGARNRVEIAVWAYETKRVGR, encoded by the coding sequence GTGACGATTCGAGTGCTCGTGGCCGACGATCAGGAGCTCGTGCGAACGGGGCTCCGGATGATCCTCGAGGCCCAGCCCGGCATCGAAGTCGTCGGTGAGGCGGCCGACGGCGCGCGCGCGGTGCAGCTCGCGCAGCAGCTGCGCCCCGATGTGTGCCTGTTCGACATCCGAATGCCGCGCATGGATGGAATCGAGGCCACGCGACGACTTGCGGGCCGCGGCGTGAGCGACCCACTCGCGATCATCGTCATCACGACGTTCGATCTCGACGAGTACGTCTATGGCGCGCTCAAGGCAGGTGCGCGCGGTTTCCTCCTCAAGGACGCCGGCCCCGAGCTGCTCGTGCAGGCCATTCGCGCTGCCGCGAGCGGCGATGCGCTCATCGCGCCCCGCGTGACGGCCCGATTGCTCCAGCAATTCGCCGATCTCGACACGTCGACCGCTCCGCTGCAGCCGGTCGAGGCGCTGACCGAGCGCGAGGAAGAAGTGCTCCTCACCGTCGCGCGGGGCCGGACCAACGAGGAGATCGCGCAGGAGCTCCACATCAGCCTGAGCACGGTGAAGAGCCACCTCGCGAGCCTGATGGGGAAGATCGGCGCGAGGAATCGAGTCGAGATCGCGGTCTGGGCGTACGAGACGAAGCGCGTCGGGCGCTGA
- a CDS encoding zinc-binding dehydrogenase, translated as MATHRLAITPTRDSIARPDWLIPAALIALSAIPTLAGMLRLFGLAGGTPTLADHARFAAQPLPVVLHIVGATGFAVLGALQFSPALRRRPWHRASGWALAPLGILGALSGMWLTQSLAPTEHDSPALTAMRLAAGGAMSVFLLLGLLASRRRDFAAHGRWMTRAYALGVAAGTQAFTLIPLGALLSWDAGLDALAMGSGWAINIVVAEWVIRRRAPAERHESMTAVVHERYGGPELLRIARVRRPEPTAGQVLIRVHASSLNAMDHRLMRANPFLVRLQNGFLRPTRPILGADVAGVVAAIGPGVTRFAVGDEVFGEAFFAEGLGAFAEYVCVREQAIVAKPASIEFIEAAALPLASVTALQAIRERAKVQPGHAVLIHGAGGGVGTFLVQIAKAYGAHVTAVCGPGSVELVRSLGADRVLDYTRDDFTAEDRRYDAIFGVNGFRPLTDYRDHLRPGGTYVMIGGTNRQIFEAMLLGKARFAAGDRKIEVLTIDDTLRASDLEEVRALWIQGRLRVVIDRVFPLEHAVEAFRYAERGHVRGKVVLRVE; from the coding sequence ATGGCGACCCACCGACTCGCGATCACCCCGACCCGTGACTCCATCGCTCGACCCGACTGGCTGATTCCTGCGGCGCTCATCGCGCTCTCGGCGATTCCGACCCTCGCGGGGATGCTGCGACTCTTCGGGCTCGCGGGAGGCACGCCCACGCTCGCCGATCACGCGCGCTTCGCCGCGCAGCCACTCCCGGTCGTCCTCCACATCGTCGGCGCGACCGGCTTCGCGGTCCTCGGTGCGCTGCAGTTCTCTCCCGCGCTCCGCCGTCGTCCCTGGCACCGCGCATCGGGCTGGGCACTGGCCCCGCTCGGGATCCTGGGCGCGCTCTCGGGGATGTGGCTCACGCAGAGCCTCGCGCCCACGGAGCACGACTCGCCGGCGCTCACTGCGATGCGGCTCGCGGCGGGCGGAGCGATGAGCGTGTTCCTGCTCCTCGGGCTGCTCGCATCGCGCCGCCGGGACTTCGCCGCACACGGGCGATGGATGACGCGCGCCTACGCGCTCGGAGTCGCCGCCGGCACCCAAGCGTTCACGCTGATCCCCCTCGGCGCGCTCTTGTCGTGGGACGCGGGCCTCGACGCGCTGGCGATGGGCTCCGGGTGGGCGATCAACATCGTCGTGGCGGAGTGGGTCATTCGCCGCCGCGCTCCCGCGGAACGACACGAGTCGATGACTGCGGTCGTCCACGAGCGCTACGGAGGCCCCGAGCTCCTGCGCATCGCGCGGGTCCGTCGGCCCGAGCCCACGGCGGGACAGGTGCTGATCCGCGTCCACGCGTCGTCGCTCAACGCGATGGACCATCGCCTGATGCGCGCGAATCCATTCCTCGTCCGACTGCAGAATGGATTCCTGCGCCCGACCCGTCCGATCCTCGGCGCCGACGTGGCGGGAGTGGTCGCCGCGATCGGGCCGGGAGTCACTCGCTTCGCGGTCGGAGACGAAGTGTTCGGAGAGGCTTTCTTCGCCGAAGGCCTCGGCGCCTTCGCGGAGTACGTGTGCGTGCGCGAGCAGGCGATCGTCGCAAAGCCGGCGAGCATCGAATTCATCGAGGCGGCGGCGCTCCCGCTCGCCAGCGTCACGGCCCTCCAAGCGATTCGCGAGCGCGCGAAGGTGCAGCCGGGACACGCGGTGTTGATCCACGGCGCGGGTGGCGGAGTCGGCACGTTCCTCGTCCAGATCGCGAAGGCCTACGGCGCGCACGTGACCGCGGTGTGTGGCCCCGGCAGCGTCGAGCTCGTCCGCTCGCTCGGCGCGGATCGTGTCCTCGACTACACGCGTGACGACTTCACCGCCGAAGACCGACGCTACGACGCGATCTTCGGTGTGAACGGGTTCCGCCCGCTCACCGACTACCGCGACCACCTGCGTCCGGGTGGCACCTACGTGATGATCGGTGGGACCAACCGTCAGATCTTCGAGGCAATGCTCCTCGGAAAGGCTCGCTTCGCCGCCGGAGATCGGAAGATCGAAGTCCTGACCATCGACGACACGCTGCGCGCGAGCGACCTCGAGGAGGTGCGTGCCCTGTGGATCCAGGGGCGCTTGCGCGTCGTGATCGACCGCGTGTTCCCGCTCGAGCACGCCGTCGAGGCATTTCGATACGCCGAGCGCGGGCACGTCCGAGGCAAAGTCGTGCTCCGCGTCGAATGA
- the dctA gene encoding C4-dicarboxylate transporter DctA, with protein sequence MAAPIAEHASHPPTKSRLYLIVLAAIAAGALLGWIAPSTGEAMKPLGDTFIRIVKMLIAPIIFCTVATGIASAGDLRKVGRVGLKALVYFEVMTTVALLIGLGVVHLLRPGAGIHAQVETLDAGAVTQVTHGREAQGIVDHLVNVIPESFVGAFVEGEILQVLFVAVLTGLALASLGRRGRGATLALEHAARALFKMIGLVMLLAPIGAFGAMAYTVGHFGLGSLGNLVTLMIGFYATALLFVLIGLGAVCAMCGVSIFALLRFLKEELLIVLGTSSSETVLPRLMDKLEHLGCAPAIVRLVIPTGYSFNLDGTSIYLTMAAIFVAQALDVPLSLGDELALLGVLLLTSKGAAAVTGGGFVTLAATLQTTHAIPVAGLSLLLGIDRFMSEARALTNMIGNSVATIVVARWEGSFDRARAADVLAGRKHHANPPAPDAH encoded by the coding sequence ATGGCCGCTCCGATCGCCGAGCATGCGTCGCACCCGCCGACGAAGAGTCGCCTCTACCTCATCGTCCTCGCCGCGATCGCCGCGGGCGCGCTCCTCGGCTGGATCGCGCCCTCGACGGGCGAGGCGATGAAGCCGCTCGGCGACACCTTCATCCGCATCGTGAAGATGCTGATCGCGCCGATCATCTTCTGCACCGTCGCGACCGGCATCGCGAGCGCCGGCGATCTCCGCAAGGTCGGCCGAGTCGGGCTCAAGGCGCTCGTCTACTTCGAGGTGATGACGACCGTCGCGCTCCTGATCGGGCTCGGCGTCGTGCACCTCCTCCGACCCGGCGCGGGCATCCACGCGCAGGTCGAGACGCTCGACGCCGGCGCGGTCACGCAGGTGACGCACGGGCGGGAGGCCCAGGGCATCGTCGATCACCTCGTGAACGTGATCCCCGAGAGCTTCGTCGGCGCGTTCGTCGAGGGCGAGATCCTCCAGGTCCTCTTCGTCGCAGTGCTCACCGGGCTCGCGCTCGCGAGCCTGGGACGCCGCGGACGCGGTGCCACGCTCGCGCTCGAGCACGCCGCACGCGCGCTCTTCAAGATGATCGGGCTCGTGATGTTGCTCGCGCCGATCGGTGCGTTCGGCGCGATGGCCTACACGGTCGGGCACTTCGGCCTCGGCAGCCTCGGCAACCTCGTCACGCTGATGATCGGGTTCTATGCGACTGCGCTGCTCTTCGTGCTCATCGGGCTCGGCGCGGTCTGCGCGATGTGCGGTGTCTCGATCTTCGCGCTGCTCCGATTCCTGAAGGAGGAGCTGCTCATCGTGCTCGGCACCTCGTCGTCGGAGACGGTGCTCCCGCGACTGATGGACAAGCTCGAGCACCTCGGCTGCGCGCCCGCGATCGTGCGCCTCGTCATCCCGACCGGCTATTCGTTCAACCTCGACGGGACGAGCATCTATCTGACGATGGCCGCGATCTTCGTCGCGCAGGCGCTCGACGTCCCGCTCTCGCTCGGCGACGAGCTCGCGCTGCTCGGCGTCCTCCTCCTCACGTCGAAGGGCGCCGCCGCCGTGACCGGCGGCGGCTTCGTCACGCTCGCAGCGACGCTCCAGACCACCCACGCGATCCCGGTCGCGGGCCTCTCGCTGCTCCTCGGGATCGATCGCTTCATGTCCGAGGCGCGCGCGCTCACGAACATGATCGGCAATTCGGTCGCGACGATCGTCGTCGCGCGCTGGGAGGGCTCGTTCGATCGCGCTCGCGCCGCCGACGTCCTCGCAGGCCGGAAGCACCACGCGAATCCGCCGGCCCCCGACGCACACTGA
- the cynS gene encoding cyanase: protein MDKIEMSNAALAAKRAKKLTWAELSAQIGMSEVWLASVLYGEASAPPDVAKRIAEVLGLGTDLADAISVYPLKGERLGPPVPTDPLIYRFYEIVRVYGLPLKDLIQEKFGEGIMSAIDFTMHIEKVEDPKGDRVKITMEGKFLPYKRW, encoded by the coding sequence ATGGACAAGATCGAGATGTCGAACGCGGCGCTCGCCGCGAAGCGCGCGAAGAAGCTCACGTGGGCCGAGCTCTCGGCGCAGATCGGGATGTCGGAGGTCTGGCTCGCATCCGTGCTCTACGGCGAGGCCTCCGCGCCGCCCGACGTCGCGAAGCGGATCGCCGAGGTGCTCGGCCTCGGCACCGACCTCGCCGACGCGATCTCGGTTTATCCGCTCAAGGGCGAGCGACTCGGGCCACCGGTGCCGACCGACCCGCTGATCTATCGGTTCTACGAGATCGTGCGGGTGTACGGACTGCCGCTGAAGGATCTCATCCAGGAGAAATTCGGCGAAGGGATCATGAGCGCGATCGACTTCACGATGCACATCGAGAAGGTCGAAGATCCGAAGGGCGATCGCGTGAAGATCACGATGGAAGGCAAGTTCCTTCCCTACAAACGCTGGTGA
- a CDS encoding matrixin family metalloprotease, whose amino-acid sequence MGKKANPTNGGLRDALAPRAPGNPFEVAERDTHVYGPGDKKWRCATDSRGYATPGGKTPDELVIHATDGFIPLWGPNVVLHWRFHEASMGYFENPGAAKEAIEGMFARGILAWGDAAPVTFKRTNDVWDFQIRMAHADDCDDGGCVLASAFFPDGGRHTLDLYPILFKQTEEEIIETFAHEIGHVFGLRHFFAKVSETAWPSEIFGKHHKFTIMNYGSDSRMTAHDRSDLEGLYTGVWDGIIEGINRTPVVQVRPYHELRSIRREEAVVMGRSPAIRGGRVVRAGAE is encoded by the coding sequence ATGGGCAAGAAGGCGAATCCGACCAATGGTGGATTGCGTGACGCGCTCGCGCCGCGCGCGCCGGGCAATCCGTTCGAGGTCGCAGAGCGAGACACGCACGTCTACGGACCCGGCGACAAGAAGTGGCGCTGTGCCACCGACTCGCGCGGATACGCCACGCCTGGGGGCAAGACGCCCGACGAGCTCGTGATCCACGCGACGGATGGTTTCATTCCGCTATGGGGTCCGAACGTCGTGCTCCACTGGCGCTTCCACGAGGCCTCGATGGGATATTTCGAGAATCCCGGGGCAGCCAAGGAGGCGATCGAGGGAATGTTCGCGCGCGGCATTCTCGCGTGGGGAGATGCTGCTCCGGTCACGTTCAAGAGGACGAACGACGTCTGGGACTTCCAGATCCGCATGGCGCACGCCGACGACTGCGACGATGGCGGATGCGTCCTCGCGTCGGCCTTCTTCCCCGATGGAGGCCGTCACACGCTCGACCTCTATCCGATCCTCTTCAAGCAGACCGAGGAGGAGATCATCGAGACGTTCGCGCACGAGATCGGCCACGTCTTCGGTCTGCGCCACTTCTTCGCGAAGGTGAGCGAGACCGCGTGGCCCTCGGAGATCTTCGGGAAGCACCACAAGTTCACGATCATGAACTACGGCTCGGACAGTCGGATGACCGCTCACGATCGAAGTGATCTCGAGGGGCTCTACACCGGCGTCTGGGATGGGATCATCGAGGGCATCAATCGAACGCCCGTGGTCCAGGTGCGGCCTTATCACGAGCTGCGCTCGATCCGACGCGAGGAGGCGGTCGTCATGGGCCGGTCTCCGGCGATTCGTGGTGGTCGAGTCGTCCGCGCCGGGGCGGAGTAG
- a CDS encoding pyridoxamine 5'-phosphate oxidase family protein yields MSDAYPISDATRIKRHPERGSYDRDVVHAILDEALLCHLACSVGQHVIAMPTTFARDGETLYVHGAIANRSLEALVGGAPFSITVTLLDGLVLARSAFHHSMNYRSVVLTGKARIVDDREEKITAMILLVDRFGRDRSRQTRAPYDWELDATKVIAVEIEHASAKTRSGGPIDDPDDMNLPYWAGVVPLQLVAAAPVPDPEAREPHPVPDVPVQLLPRNREE; encoded by the coding sequence ATGAGCGACGCCTATCCCATCTCCGATGCGACCCGGATCAAGCGCCACCCCGAGCGCGGCAGCTACGACCGCGACGTCGTGCACGCGATCCTCGACGAAGCGCTGCTGTGCCATCTCGCGTGCTCGGTCGGTCAGCACGTGATCGCGATGCCGACTACGTTCGCGCGGGACGGAGAGACGCTCTACGTGCACGGCGCGATCGCCAATCGCTCGCTCGAGGCGCTGGTCGGCGGTGCACCGTTCTCGATCACCGTGACGCTCCTCGACGGGCTCGTGCTGGCGCGGAGCGCGTTCCACCACTCGATGAACTACCGCTCGGTCGTGCTCACCGGGAAGGCGCGCATCGTCGACGATCGTGAGGAGAAGATCACGGCGATGATCCTGCTCGTCGATCGGTTCGGGCGCGATCGCAGCCGCCAGACGCGCGCGCCGTACGACTGGGAGCTCGACGCGACGAAGGTGATCGCCGTGGAGATCGAGCACGCGTCCGCGAAGACCCGCTCGGGGGGGCCCATCGACGATCCCGACGACATGAACCTGCCGTACTGGGCGGGCGTGGTGCCGCTGCAGCTGGTGGCCGCAGCGCCGGTGCCCGATCCCGAGGCGAGGGAGCCGCATCCCGTTCCCGACGTGCCGGTGCAGCTCCTCCCTCGGAATCGCGAGGAGTAG
- a CDS encoding PLP-dependent aminotransferase family protein: MSRQSERLALDPDELRRTQGPSLAARIANLLVSEIRRGRLRPGQRLPGTRTLATALDVERDTVVRAFAELAAEGWLASRPQSGTFVAGELPERTIRRPSTARTAVPEHAAFSRPPLVVSGLDALPPGTVFLGGGVPDVRLVPREALARAHRRILRTSPRTRLDYGDARGERTLRRALAEMLGEQRAIATDEDGILITHGSQHAIDLVARVLVRPGDRVALEDPGYPPVRQTFRLSGASLVPIPVDARGLDVAALERACDEAPIRAIYVTPHHQYPTMVVMAPERRQALLALARRRRFAIIEDDYDHEFHFEGRPVLPIASADAHGSVVYVGSLSKMLAPGLRLGFVVPPRDVLDDLVQVRFASDRQGDHAKEAAVAALIDDGELARHVRRVRRVYLARRDVLRDALHEAFGERIHIEERSGGLALWAKLEPGVERIRERALSRGVMFYVGRDFTFDGRSIPFARFGFGSLDERELKRAVGVVARAARRR, translated from the coding sequence TTGTCGCGCCAGAGCGAACGCCTCGCCCTCGATCCCGACGAGCTCCGGCGCACCCAGGGCCCGAGCCTCGCCGCGCGCATCGCCAACCTGTTGGTCAGCGAGATCCGCCGCGGGCGACTGCGCCCCGGGCAGCGGCTGCCCGGCACGCGCACCCTCGCCACCGCGCTCGACGTGGAGCGCGACACGGTCGTGCGCGCGTTCGCCGAGCTCGCCGCGGAGGGCTGGCTCGCGAGCCGCCCTCAGTCCGGCACCTTCGTCGCCGGGGAGCTCCCCGAGCGCACGATCCGTCGTCCCTCGACCGCGCGCACCGCGGTGCCCGAGCACGCCGCGTTCTCACGCCCTCCGCTCGTGGTCTCGGGCCTCGACGCGCTCCCGCCCGGCACCGTGTTCCTCGGTGGCGGCGTGCCCGACGTGCGCCTCGTCCCGCGCGAGGCCCTCGCGCGCGCGCATCGCCGCATCCTCCGCACCTCGCCGCGCACGCGCCTCGACTACGGCGATGCCCGCGGCGAGCGCACGCTGCGCCGCGCCCTCGCCGAGATGCTCGGCGAGCAACGCGCGATCGCCACCGACGAAGACGGCATCCTGATCACACACGGCAGTCAGCACGCGATCGATCTCGTCGCGCGCGTGCTCGTGCGCCCCGGTGATCGTGTCGCGCTGGAGGACCCGGGTTATCCGCCGGTGCGCCAGACGTTCCGGCTCTCCGGCGCGTCACTGGTGCCGATTCCCGTCGACGCGCGCGGGCTCGACGTCGCCGCGCTCGAGCGCGCGTGTGACGAGGCGCCGATCCGCGCGATCTACGTCACTCCCCACCACCAATATCCGACGATGGTCGTGATGGCGCCCGAGCGACGCCAGGCGCTGCTCGCGCTCGCGCGCCGGCGTCGATTCGCGATCATCGAGGACGACTACGACCACGAGTTCCACTTCGAGGGTCGCCCGGTGCTGCCGATCGCGAGCGCCGATGCGCACGGCTCGGTGGTGTACGTCGGCTCGCTCTCGAAGATGCTCGCGCCGGGCCTCCGTCTCGGCTTCGTCGTCCCGCCGCGCGACGTCCTCGACGACCTCGTGCAGGTGCGGTTCGCCTCCGATCGCCAAGGCGACCACGCGAAGGAAGCCGCGGTGGCAGCGCTGATCGACGACGGCGAGCTCGCGCGCCACGTGCGTCGAGTGCGACGCGTCTACCTCGCGCGCCGCGACGTGCTGCGGGACGCGCTGCACGAGGCATTCGGCGAGCGCATCCACATCGAAGAGCGCTCGGGCGGGCTCGCGCTGTGGGCGAAGCTCGAGCCCGGTGTCGAGCGCATCCGCGAGCGCGCACTGTCACGCGGAGTGATGTTCTACGTCGGACGCGACTTCACGTTCGATGGCCGCAGCATCCCGTTCGCGCGCTTCGGCTTCGGCTCCCTCGACGAGCGCGAGCTCAAGCGCGCAGTGGGAGTCGTGGCGCGCGCCGCGCGTCGTCGATGA